The Aeoliella mucimassa genome includes the window CCGGGCACTTCGCTTACGATCATCCGCTCCGCGTGCGCCAGCGTGTTGACGAAGGTGCTCTTGCCAACGTTGCGACGGCCAACGATGGCCACCTTCATCACTGGTTCGTCGTCAGGCAGGTCTCCATCTTCACCTGGCTCGGGGAGCGAGTCGATGATGCGATTGAGCAGGATGCCGCGGTTGCGGTTTTGCAGCGTACTGACTTTGATCGGAGCACCGAAACCTAGCCGATGAAAATCCTCGGCCGCGGAATCGAACGTGTGATCGTCCGCCTTGTTAGTCAGGCAGATCACGGGAACCTTGACCAGTCGTAGTCGCTTGGCGACCTCCTGGTCCATCGGCAGCAGCCCGGTACGGGTGTCGAGCACGAACAGGATGAGGTCGGCCGACTCGATGGCCATCGAGATCTGTTCTTCGATGTGCTTGGTCAGGTTATCGGCATCGTTGAAGCCCATGCCGCCAGTGTCGACGAGTTCGAAGAAGCGATCTTCGTGGCTCATCAGATGGGTCAGACGGTCGCGGGTGATGCCCGGCTGATCGTCGACAATAGATATTTTGGTGCCGGCGAGCCAGTTAAACACGCTGCTTTTGCCGACATTCGGTCGACCGACGATAACAATTTGAGGAACAGGCATGACGATCGGGTAGTAGTGGGAAGCCTTAGGAAGGCCGCTACCATGCGTCAGTTCCAACGTAAGCAGCCAAATTTCACAGAGGCCGCTCAATGTGCGACCGTCCACAGGCACTTGGGGGTTGCCCGCTGTGGGTCCATCCTTCACCGTATTGTAATTCGCTGGGCTTGGATCTGGCACCCCTAATTCGGCGATTGCCGGGGTGGTGACCCGCCTGGGCGGATTGGTAGGCTGTGGGGGGACGCGCACCCCACCCGCGGTGCTGCTAGCTACCAGGTTCCAAGCTTCCCCACTGACCACTTCGTTTGCCCAATCATGTCGATCGACCCAGCCAAACAGCGTGCCTTGCTCGCCCGACTCGAAAGCCTGCAGCAGGCAGGTGTCGAGCAACTGCCTCGTTGGCAGGGCACCCTAGTGGCTCCGCCGACGATGGCGACACCAGTACCTACCCCTACCCCCACGCACCCCACCCCAGCGCCTGAAGCGGCGTCGGTGGATCTCGGAGACTCGATGGCCAAGAAGAAACCCAAGCCGGCTCCCGCACTGATTCCCGATGTCGACGTGCCGGAGGGGGAAGAGATCTCGACCGCTGCGACGCTCGAGGTGCTGCAACAGGAAGTCGCTGCCTGCACTTTGTGCGACGAACTTGCTAGTACCCGCACCCAAACCGTATTCGGCGTCGGCGATCCCAAAGCGAAGCTCTGCTTCATGGGCGAGGCACCCGGCGCCGACGAAGATCGCACCGGCATTCCGTTCGTCGGTCGGGCAGGGCAGCTGCTGACCAAGATCATCGAAGCGTGCAACCTGACTCGCGACGAGGTCTACATTCTCAACGTGCTGAAGTGCCGCCCGCCTGGCAATCGCAATCCCTCGCCGGCCGAGAGCTCCAACTGCAAGCGATTCCTCCGCCGACAGCTCGATTTGATCCAACCGGAGTACATTTGCTGCCTGGGTGCGGTGGCCGCCCAGAACCTGCTGGAAACCCAGACACCGATCGGCAAACTCCGTGGCCAACTGCACGACTATCGCGGCGTGAAAGTGGTTTGCACCTACCACCCCGCTTATCTGCTTCGCAATCCAGCGGCCAAGAAAGACTGCTGGGACGATATGAAGTTCCTCATGGCCCAGATGGGCGTGAAGCTCTAACTCGGCGGTACGAACAGCCAACCGATTCGCCACCTGGATCCACCGGGCGCATTACTTGTCGCGAGGTGTCTCGCGCACCGGGGCGAACCAGGAGTTAAGGATGTAGTAGAACAGCGCTCCGACGGCCAGCGTAATGGCCGCGGCCATCGCGCTGTACGTTGGGTTGCGGATGACTGTCAGCACGAACAGCACTCCAGCGGCGGCTACGAACACGCCAGCCGCTAGTAGTTGCCACCACTTAGGATGCGTGGTGGAGTCTTCGTCGCGTACGTAGAACAAAGTTCCTACTGCGATCGCCGCGCAGATCATCAATAGGAATCCCACGAAGGTAAACTGATCCTTCAGCGTTGCATTCACTGCCAGAACCGACGCAATCAATGCCTGAACCACAATCGCCAGGCGAGGAGGATTGCCGGTCTTTGGTATCGGCAAAGGGAAGAGCCCA containing:
- a CDS encoding uracil-DNA glycosylase; the protein is MSIDPAKQRALLARLESLQQAGVEQLPRWQGTLVAPPTMATPVPTPTPTHPTPAPEAASVDLGDSMAKKKPKPAPALIPDVDVPEGEEISTAATLEVLQQEVAACTLCDELASTRTQTVFGVGDPKAKLCFMGEAPGADEDRTGIPFVGRAGQLLTKIIEACNLTRDEVYILNVLKCRPPGNRNPSPAESSNCKRFLRRQLDLIQPEYICCLGAVAAQNLLETQTPIGKLRGQLHDYRGVKVVCTYHPAYLLRNPAAKKDCWDDMKFLMAQMGVKL